A genomic stretch from Thunnus maccoyii chromosome 19, fThuMac1.1, whole genome shotgun sequence includes:
- the sgsm1b gene encoding small G protein signaling modulator 1 isoform X3: MGEAETRQKLLRNVKKEVKQIMEEAVTRKFVHADSSHIISFCAVVEACVLHGLKRRIAGLLCTNKVAALFMKVAKSFSPAEELCHKVQELEQLIENSKQNNSSLSNDRSRQSKLANLPPQALKHLWIRTALIEKLLDKIVLYLVENSSTFYEKEAMLMDPVDGPILASLLVGPCALEYTKVKTADHFWTDPSADELVQRHRIHSGHCRQDSPSRRPALIQKRQSSGSMDDRPLMWVRDYVESLHQNSRATLLFGKNNVLVQPRDDMEAIPGYLSLHQTADLMTLKWTPNQLMNGNVGELDSEKSVYWDYAMTIRLDEIVYLHCHQQVNSGGTVVLVSQDGIQRPPLHFPKGGHLLQFLTCLETGLLPHGQLDPPLWNQRGKGKVFPKLRKRSPHGSCDSVSDKEDDEATDYVFRILFPGNQMEFMALELMDQGMNMWQPTPRKSSCSSCSQNGSSDGSLPNGCNQERAPLKLLCDTMKYQIISRAFYGWLAYCRHLSTVRTHLSALVNTIIVDPDVPCDARGGLSVEVWGRFLKDSSAYEEQEIHRLVYFGGVAPSLRKEVWPFLLGHYQFNMTEKSRLEIDEQMRTMYEQTMKEWQGCEAIVRQREREKHAEALARCSSGASVERGPVQRDSTISTDSSISSSSDHQNTNSQSDSSSSTQVFASVEAVDQSETEPRPEEGEIQHSSPVKDIPRDTADSPQLPSCDPSSPSLSNLRTGSASSPPVTESAVGSTTSQQSAEASEVLNEESTTGSQPAGEDALDLVAKVLETERMETVSESDAVEDSGISKSQEISEAEEKPEVVEKDTTTNEQSEVSKAVDTNMNLRSAPENTNVLKLETEIHNEYFQAPPLGQTLTFQAHKSKDHEVESFCLLTAEKDTNPPIEKKPETSEKTETTSERIPSEIIKACTTGSERKDAEVTVSDLAETKKDKAAEIPFEKPGSNSPVRQVLNALQSASRGSLSLASHSRQSPDTADSDDSPSALEMEDIPAGITCLTSEDIKARPLAGLAAPPVLLAQRDKMGSEDLVLDHHLDTACNTSPEGTDLGLSEEEPEMENVLTAAESAEVGGDSKHDESSDEQTYSQETLDMYLINLHRIDKDVRRCDRTYWYFTPENLEKLRNIMCSYVWQHLDTGYVQGMCDLLAPLLVILDDEVMAFSCFTELMKRMNQNFPHGGAMDSHFANMRSLIQILDSELFELMQQNGDYTHFYFCYRWFLLDFKREMVYDDVFSVWETIWAAKYTSSEHFVLFIALALVEMYRDIILENNMDFTDIIKFFNEMAERHNVPQVLMMARHLVHKVQTLIENK; the protein is encoded by the exons ATGGGAG AGGCCGAGACGCGTCAGAAATTGCTGCGCAATGTGAAGAAAGag GTGAAACAAATTATGGAGGAGGCAGTAACGAGGAAATTTGTGCACGCAGACAGCAGCCACATCATATCCTTCTGTG ctgTAGTGGAGGCCTGTGTGCTTCATGGACTGAAGCGTCGTATCGCAGGCCTGCTGTGTACTAACAAGGTCGCAGCACTCTTCATGAAGGTGGCGAAAAGCTTTTCACCCGCTGAAGAACTCTGCCACAAGGTCCAGGAGCTGGAACAGCTCATCGAAAACAG caaGCAGAACAATTCTTCACTGAGTAACGATCGCAGTCGGCAATCCAAGTTGGCCAACCTCCCTCCTCAGGCACTGAAACACCTGTGGATCCGAACTGCACTAATAGAGAAGCTCCTGGACAAGATTGTCCTGTATTTGGTGGAGAACAGCAG TACATTCTATGAGAAAGAAGCCATGCTGATGGATCCTGTGGATGGACCAATTCTTGCATCTCTGTTGG TTGGCCCTTGTGCTTTGGAGTACACCAAAGTCAAGACTGCAGACCATTTCTGGACAGACCCGTCTGCTGATGAGCTCGTACAACGGCATCGCATCCACAGTGGCCACTGTCGGCAGGATTCTCCCTCCCGACGACCCGCCCTG ATCCAGAAGAGACAGTCCAGTGGTAGCATGGATGATCGCCCTCTCATGTGGGTGAGGGACTATGTTGAATCACTCCACCAAAACTCCAGAGCCACACttctgtttggaaaaaataatgttCTGGTGCAGCCg AGAGATGACATGGAGGCCATCCCAGGCTACCTCTCCCTACATCAAACTGCAGATCTCATGACACTGAAATGGACTCCCAACCAGCTGATGAATGGCAATGTGGGGGAGCTCGATTCTGAGAAAAG CGTTTATTGGGATTATGCTATGACTATTCGTTTGGATGAGATTGTGTATCTCCACTGTCATCAGCAAG TGAACAGTGGTGGGACAGTAGTGTTGGTGAGCCAGGACGGGATCCAGAGACCTCCTCTACATTTCCCCAAAGGAGGCCACCTGCTGCAGTTTCTGACCTGCCTGGAGACCGGCCTGCTACCCCATGGGCAGCTGGACCCACCACTCTGGAATCAGAGAGGAAAG gGAAAGGTTTTCCCCAAATTGCGAAAGAGGAGTCCACATGGCTCATGTGACTCTGTATCAGATAAAGAAGATGATGAAGCAACCGATTATGTGTTTCGGATCCTCTTTCCTGGCAATCAGATGGAGTTCA TGGCTCTAGAGCTGATGGACCAGGGCATGAACATGTGGCAACCGACCCCCAGAAAGTCCTCGTGCTCTTCCTGCTCTCAGAATGGCTCATCTGATGGCTCTCTTCCTAATGGCTGTAATCAAGAAAG GGCTCCCTTAAAGCTCCTTTGTGACACCATGAAGTACCAGATAATCTCCCGTGCTTTCTATGGAT GGCTTGCATACTGCCGTCATCTGTCCACAGTTCGTACCCACCTTTCTGCTCTGGTCAATACCATTATCGTTGATCCTGATGTGCCCTGTGACGCTCGCGGAGGCCTCTCTGTGGAGGTCTGGGGCAGGTTCCTCAAGGACAGCTCT GCCTATGAGGAACAAGAGATACACAGGCTTGTGTATTTTGGCGGTGTGGCTCCTTCACTGCGCAAAGAGGTCTGGCCATTCCTGTTGGGACACTACCAGTTCAACATGACGGAGAAATCCAGGCTGGAG ATTGATGAGCAGATGCGCACCATGTATGAGCAGACTATGAAGGAGTGGCAGGGTTGTGAGGCCATTGTCcgtcagagggagagagagaaacacgcTGAGGCCCTCGCCAGATGTTCGTCCGGAGCCAGTGTGGAAAGAGGACCAGTTCAGCGGGACTCCACCATCAGTACAGAT TCGTCTATAAGTAGCAGTTCAGATCATCAGAATACCAACTCACAAAGTGATTCCAGCAGTAGCACTCAG GTGTTTGCATCGGTTGAGGCGGTGGATCAGAGTGAGACTGAGCCCAGACCTGAAGAAGGAGAGATACAACACAGTAGTCCAGTGAAGGACATCCCAAGAGACACCGCAGACTCTCCACAGCTTCCCTCCTGCGACCCCTCCTCCCCAAGTCTTTCAAACCTACGTACAGGTTCAGCCAGCAGCCCTCCTGTAACTGAATCAGCTGTTGGCTCTACAACCTCTCAGCAATCAGCAGAAGCATCAGAAGTCTTAAATGAGGAAAGTACAACTGGATCACAGCCAGCGGGGGAGGATGCACTTGACTTGGTAGCCAAAGTtttagagacagagaggatggAGACAGTCTCAGAAAGCGATGCGGTTGAGGACTCTGGAATCAGTAAGTCACAAGAGATATCTGAAGCTGAAGAAAAACCTGAAGTAGTAGAAAAGGATACAACAACAAATGAGCAATCTGAAGTTTCAAAAGCAGTAGACACAAATATGAACTTGAGATCCGCTCCAGAGAATACTAATGTTCTTAAGCTTGAAACAGAGATTCATAACGAGTATTTCCAAGCACCTCCACTCGGGCAGACCTTGACTTTTCAAGCGCACAAGAGCAAAGATCATGAAGTAGAGTCATTTTGTCTTCTCACAGCAGAAAAAGATACTAATCCGCCCATTGAAAAAAAGCCAGAGACTtctgagaaaacagaaacaacatctGAAAGAATCCCGTCAGAAATAATCAAGGCCTGTACCACAGGGTCAGAAAGAAAGGATGCTGAAGTAACAGTTTCTGACTTGGCTGAAACCAAAAAAGACAAAGCTGCAGAAATTCCATTTGAGAAACCTGGATCAAATTCACCTGTCAGACAAGTACTGAATGCTCTTCAGTCAGCGTCGAGAGGGAGCCTTTCATTAGCGTCCCACTCTAGGCAGTCTCCAGACACGGCAGACTCAGATGACTCTCCTTCTGCCTTGGAAATGGAGGACATTCCTGCAGGGATAACATGTTTGACCTCTGAGGATATTAAGGCCAGGCCTTTGGCAGGTCTTGCTGCACCCCCTGTCTTGCTGGCACAGAGAGACAAAATGGGATCTGAGGATCTTGTCCTCGATCACCATCTGGACACAGCTTGTAACACCAGTCCTGAGGGCACAGACCTGGGCCTTTCTGAAGAGGAGCCAGAGATGGAGAATGTGCTCACTGCAGCAGAGTCCGCAGAGGTCGGAGGAGACTCCAAACATGACGAATCCTCAGATGAGCAAACCTATTCT CAAGAAACACTGGACATGTACTTGATCAACTTACATCGCATTGACAAAGATGTCAGACGTTGTGACAGAACATATTGGTACTTCACTCCTGAGAACTTGGAGAAGCTGCGTAACATCATGTGCAG TTACGTGTGGCAACATCTGGATACGGGTTACGTCCAGGGCATGTGTGATCTGCTGGCTCCCCTTCTGGTTATTCTAGATGATG AGGTCATGGCATTTAGCTGCTTCACTGAACTGATGAAGAGAATGAACCAGAACTTTCCTCATGGAGGTGCCATGGACTCTCACTTTGCCAATATGCGTTCTCTTATCCAG ATCCTGGACTCTGAGCTGTTTGAACTGATGCAGCAGAATGGAGACTATACCCACTTCTACTTCTGTTATCGCTGGTTTCTACTGGACTTCAAAAGAG AGATGGTGTATGATGACGTGTTCTCCGTTTGGGAAACTATCTGGGCGGCCAAGTACACCTCATCTGAGCACTTTGTGCTCTTCATAGCGTTGGCACTTGTGGAGATGTACAGGGACATCATCCTAGAAAATAACATGGACTTCACAGACATCATCAAGTTCTTCAATG AAATGGCAGAGCGGCACAACGTCCCGCAGGTCCTGATGATGGCTCGACACTTGGTGCACAAAGTGCAGACACTCATAGAGAACAAGTGA
- the sgsm1b gene encoding small G protein signaling modulator 1 isoform X1 yields MQPGVCAVVLQHYLLTCCLHCCPDILQKKLCVSAAVHPAGEMGEAETRQKLLRNVKKEVKQIMEEAVTRKFVHADSSHIISFCAVVEACVLHGLKRRIAGLLCTNKVAALFMKVAKSFSPAEELCHKVQELEQLIENSKQNNSSLSNDRSRQSKLANLPPQALKHLWIRTALIEKLLDKIVLYLVENSSTFYEKEAMLMDPVDGPILASLLVGPCALEYTKVKTADHFWTDPSADELVQRHRIHSGHCRQDSPSRRPALIQKRQSSGSMDDRPLMWVRDYVESLHQNSRATLLFGKNNVLVQPRDDMEAIPGYLSLHQTADLMTLKWTPNQLMNGNVGELDSEKSVYWDYAMTIRLDEIVYLHCHQQVNSGGTVVLVSQDGIQRPPLHFPKGGHLLQFLTCLETGLLPHGQLDPPLWNQRGKGKVFPKLRKRSPHGSCDSVSDKEDDEATDYVFRILFPGNQMEFMALELMDQGMNMWQPTPRKSSCSSCSQNGSSDGSLPNGCNQERAPLKLLCDTMKYQIISRAFYGWLAYCRHLSTVRTHLSALVNTIIVDPDVPCDARGGLSVEVWGRFLKDSSAYEEQEIHRLVYFGGVAPSLRKEVWPFLLGHYQFNMTEKSRLEIDEQMRTMYEQTMKEWQGCEAIVRQREREKHAEALARCSSGASVERGPVQRDSTISTDSSISSSSDHQNTNSQSDSSSSTQVFASVEAVDQSETEPRPEEGEIQHSSPVKDIPRDTADSPQLPSCDPSSPSLSNLRTGSASSPPVTESAVGSTTSQQSAEASEVLNEESTTGSQPAGEDALDLVAKVLETERMETVSESDAVEDSGISKSQEISEAEEKPEVVEKDTTTNEQSEVSKAVDTNMNLRSAPENTNVLKLETEIHNEYFQAPPLGQTLTFQAHKSKDHEVESFCLLTAEKDTNPPIEKKPETSEKTETTSERIPSEIIKACTTGSERKDAEVTVSDLAETKKDKAAEIPFEKPGSNSPVRQVLNALQSASRGSLSLASHSRQSPDTADSDDSPSALEMEDIPAGITCLTSEDIKARPLAGLAAPPVLLAQRDKMGSEDLVLDHHLDTACNTSPEGTDLGLSEEEPEMENVLTAAESAEVGGDSKHDESSDEQTYSQETLDMYLINLHRIDKDVRRCDRTYWYFTPENLEKLRNIMCSYVWQHLDTGYVQGMCDLLAPLLVILDDEVMAFSCFTELMKRMNQNFPHGGAMDSHFANMRSLIQILDSELFELMQQNGDYTHFYFCYRWFLLDFKREMVYDDVFSVWETIWAAKYTSSEHFVLFIALALVEMYRDIILENNMDFTDIIKFFNEMAERHNVPQVLMMARHLVHKVQTLIENK; encoded by the exons ATGCAGCCTGGCGTTTGCGCTGTTGTGCTACAACACTACTTGTTAACG TGTTGTCTACATTGCTGTCCAGacattctgcaaaaaaaactgTGCGTGTCAGCTGCTGTACACCCTGCAGGAGAGATGGGAG AGGCCGAGACGCGTCAGAAATTGCTGCGCAATGTGAAGAAAGag GTGAAACAAATTATGGAGGAGGCAGTAACGAGGAAATTTGTGCACGCAGACAGCAGCCACATCATATCCTTCTGTG ctgTAGTGGAGGCCTGTGTGCTTCATGGACTGAAGCGTCGTATCGCAGGCCTGCTGTGTACTAACAAGGTCGCAGCACTCTTCATGAAGGTGGCGAAAAGCTTTTCACCCGCTGAAGAACTCTGCCACAAGGTCCAGGAGCTGGAACAGCTCATCGAAAACAG caaGCAGAACAATTCTTCACTGAGTAACGATCGCAGTCGGCAATCCAAGTTGGCCAACCTCCCTCCTCAGGCACTGAAACACCTGTGGATCCGAACTGCACTAATAGAGAAGCTCCTGGACAAGATTGTCCTGTATTTGGTGGAGAACAGCAG TACATTCTATGAGAAAGAAGCCATGCTGATGGATCCTGTGGATGGACCAATTCTTGCATCTCTGTTGG TTGGCCCTTGTGCTTTGGAGTACACCAAAGTCAAGACTGCAGACCATTTCTGGACAGACCCGTCTGCTGATGAGCTCGTACAACGGCATCGCATCCACAGTGGCCACTGTCGGCAGGATTCTCCCTCCCGACGACCCGCCCTG ATCCAGAAGAGACAGTCCAGTGGTAGCATGGATGATCGCCCTCTCATGTGGGTGAGGGACTATGTTGAATCACTCCACCAAAACTCCAGAGCCACACttctgtttggaaaaaataatgttCTGGTGCAGCCg AGAGATGACATGGAGGCCATCCCAGGCTACCTCTCCCTACATCAAACTGCAGATCTCATGACACTGAAATGGACTCCCAACCAGCTGATGAATGGCAATGTGGGGGAGCTCGATTCTGAGAAAAG CGTTTATTGGGATTATGCTATGACTATTCGTTTGGATGAGATTGTGTATCTCCACTGTCATCAGCAAG TGAACAGTGGTGGGACAGTAGTGTTGGTGAGCCAGGACGGGATCCAGAGACCTCCTCTACATTTCCCCAAAGGAGGCCACCTGCTGCAGTTTCTGACCTGCCTGGAGACCGGCCTGCTACCCCATGGGCAGCTGGACCCACCACTCTGGAATCAGAGAGGAAAG gGAAAGGTTTTCCCCAAATTGCGAAAGAGGAGTCCACATGGCTCATGTGACTCTGTATCAGATAAAGAAGATGATGAAGCAACCGATTATGTGTTTCGGATCCTCTTTCCTGGCAATCAGATGGAGTTCA TGGCTCTAGAGCTGATGGACCAGGGCATGAACATGTGGCAACCGACCCCCAGAAAGTCCTCGTGCTCTTCCTGCTCTCAGAATGGCTCATCTGATGGCTCTCTTCCTAATGGCTGTAATCAAGAAAG GGCTCCCTTAAAGCTCCTTTGTGACACCATGAAGTACCAGATAATCTCCCGTGCTTTCTATGGAT GGCTTGCATACTGCCGTCATCTGTCCACAGTTCGTACCCACCTTTCTGCTCTGGTCAATACCATTATCGTTGATCCTGATGTGCCCTGTGACGCTCGCGGAGGCCTCTCTGTGGAGGTCTGGGGCAGGTTCCTCAAGGACAGCTCT GCCTATGAGGAACAAGAGATACACAGGCTTGTGTATTTTGGCGGTGTGGCTCCTTCACTGCGCAAAGAGGTCTGGCCATTCCTGTTGGGACACTACCAGTTCAACATGACGGAGAAATCCAGGCTGGAG ATTGATGAGCAGATGCGCACCATGTATGAGCAGACTATGAAGGAGTGGCAGGGTTGTGAGGCCATTGTCcgtcagagggagagagagaaacacgcTGAGGCCCTCGCCAGATGTTCGTCCGGAGCCAGTGTGGAAAGAGGACCAGTTCAGCGGGACTCCACCATCAGTACAGAT TCGTCTATAAGTAGCAGTTCAGATCATCAGAATACCAACTCACAAAGTGATTCCAGCAGTAGCACTCAG GTGTTTGCATCGGTTGAGGCGGTGGATCAGAGTGAGACTGAGCCCAGACCTGAAGAAGGAGAGATACAACACAGTAGTCCAGTGAAGGACATCCCAAGAGACACCGCAGACTCTCCACAGCTTCCCTCCTGCGACCCCTCCTCCCCAAGTCTTTCAAACCTACGTACAGGTTCAGCCAGCAGCCCTCCTGTAACTGAATCAGCTGTTGGCTCTACAACCTCTCAGCAATCAGCAGAAGCATCAGAAGTCTTAAATGAGGAAAGTACAACTGGATCACAGCCAGCGGGGGAGGATGCACTTGACTTGGTAGCCAAAGTtttagagacagagaggatggAGACAGTCTCAGAAAGCGATGCGGTTGAGGACTCTGGAATCAGTAAGTCACAAGAGATATCTGAAGCTGAAGAAAAACCTGAAGTAGTAGAAAAGGATACAACAACAAATGAGCAATCTGAAGTTTCAAAAGCAGTAGACACAAATATGAACTTGAGATCCGCTCCAGAGAATACTAATGTTCTTAAGCTTGAAACAGAGATTCATAACGAGTATTTCCAAGCACCTCCACTCGGGCAGACCTTGACTTTTCAAGCGCACAAGAGCAAAGATCATGAAGTAGAGTCATTTTGTCTTCTCACAGCAGAAAAAGATACTAATCCGCCCATTGAAAAAAAGCCAGAGACTtctgagaaaacagaaacaacatctGAAAGAATCCCGTCAGAAATAATCAAGGCCTGTACCACAGGGTCAGAAAGAAAGGATGCTGAAGTAACAGTTTCTGACTTGGCTGAAACCAAAAAAGACAAAGCTGCAGAAATTCCATTTGAGAAACCTGGATCAAATTCACCTGTCAGACAAGTACTGAATGCTCTTCAGTCAGCGTCGAGAGGGAGCCTTTCATTAGCGTCCCACTCTAGGCAGTCTCCAGACACGGCAGACTCAGATGACTCTCCTTCTGCCTTGGAAATGGAGGACATTCCTGCAGGGATAACATGTTTGACCTCTGAGGATATTAAGGCCAGGCCTTTGGCAGGTCTTGCTGCACCCCCTGTCTTGCTGGCACAGAGAGACAAAATGGGATCTGAGGATCTTGTCCTCGATCACCATCTGGACACAGCTTGTAACACCAGTCCTGAGGGCACAGACCTGGGCCTTTCTGAAGAGGAGCCAGAGATGGAGAATGTGCTCACTGCAGCAGAGTCCGCAGAGGTCGGAGGAGACTCCAAACATGACGAATCCTCAGATGAGCAAACCTATTCT CAAGAAACACTGGACATGTACTTGATCAACTTACATCGCATTGACAAAGATGTCAGACGTTGTGACAGAACATATTGGTACTTCACTCCTGAGAACTTGGAGAAGCTGCGTAACATCATGTGCAG TTACGTGTGGCAACATCTGGATACGGGTTACGTCCAGGGCATGTGTGATCTGCTGGCTCCCCTTCTGGTTATTCTAGATGATG AGGTCATGGCATTTAGCTGCTTCACTGAACTGATGAAGAGAATGAACCAGAACTTTCCTCATGGAGGTGCCATGGACTCTCACTTTGCCAATATGCGTTCTCTTATCCAG ATCCTGGACTCTGAGCTGTTTGAACTGATGCAGCAGAATGGAGACTATACCCACTTCTACTTCTGTTATCGCTGGTTTCTACTGGACTTCAAAAGAG AGATGGTGTATGATGACGTGTTCTCCGTTTGGGAAACTATCTGGGCGGCCAAGTACACCTCATCTGAGCACTTTGTGCTCTTCATAGCGTTGGCACTTGTGGAGATGTACAGGGACATCATCCTAGAAAATAACATGGACTTCACAGACATCATCAAGTTCTTCAATG AAATGGCAGAGCGGCACAACGTCCCGCAGGTCCTGATGATGGCTCGACACTTGGTGCACAAAGTGCAGACACTCATAGAGAACAAGTGA